The Sporosarcina ureae genome includes a region encoding these proteins:
- a CDS encoding succinate dehydrogenase cytochrome b558 subunit, with translation MSKETDFFLRRLHSLLGVIPVGLFVAQHLVINHFATRGEEAFNTASNFMGNLPFVLFLEWFIIYIPLMFHAFYGVYIAFSAKYNVGSYSTFRNWMFTFQRFTGVFLVIFIAWHVYETRIQKALGAEVDFNMMADILSNPLMLVFYILGILSATFHLANGLWSFCVTWGIAQSPRSQKIVSYITIIVFLVLSVIGIQALLAFV, from the coding sequence TTGTCGAAAGAAACAGATTTTTTCTTACGCCGTCTACATTCGTTGCTTGGTGTAATTCCAGTTGGACTATTTGTTGCCCAACACTTAGTTATTAACCATTTTGCAACGCGCGGTGAGGAAGCATTCAACACAGCATCTAATTTTATGGGGAACTTGCCGTTTGTATTGTTCTTGGAATGGTTTATTATTTACATTCCACTCATGTTCCACGCGTTTTACGGAGTGTACATAGCTTTCTCAGCGAAATACAATGTGGGCAGTTATAGCACTTTTCGTAACTGGATGTTCACATTCCAGCGTTTCACGGGTGTATTCCTTGTCATCTTCATTGCTTGGCACGTATACGAAACTCGTATTCAAAAAGCGCTTGGAGCTGAAGTAGACTTCAACATGATGGCCGATATCTTATCGAACCCACTTATGCTTGTATTCTATATCCTAGGTATTCTATCTGCGACTTTCCACTTAGCAAATGGACTATGGTCTTTCTGTGTTACATGGGGAATTGCACAATCACCTAGATCACAAAAAATCGTATCGTATATTACAATCATTGTATTCCTAGTACTTTCTGTAATTGGAATTCAAGCACTTCTAGCTTTTGTGTGA
- the uvrC gene encoding excinuclease ABC subunit UvrC: MNEIIEHKLSILPDLPGCYLMKDRQGTVIYVGKAKVLKNRVRSYFTGSHDGKTQRLVGEIEDFEYIVTNSEIEALILELNMIKKYDPKYNIMLKDDKTYPYLKITNERHPKLIITRKVNKKSGKYFGPYPNATAAHETKRLLDRLYPYRKCQSIPARACLYYHIGQCLAPCIKEVPAEAYTEMIADITRFLNGGYKEVKKELQQKMNEAAEELEFERAKEYRDQITNIETVMEKQNMNANDFTDRDIFGYAVDKGWMCVQVFFVRQGKMIERDVSIFPAYQNPEEELLTYLGRFYGEAQHLLPKEVLLPETVDFALADQLLDTNVFIPQRGKKKDLVKLAAKNASIALNAKFQIIERQEERTIGACEELGEAMNISTPLRIEAFDNSHTHGVEPVSAMISFVDGRPNRKDYRKYKTKTAAAHDDYGAMREVVRRRYTRVLKDQLPLPDLIVIDGGKGQMEIAREVLEDELGLSIPIAGLAKDDKHNTAQLLYGHPPEIVPLKKTSEAFYLLQRVQDEVHRFAITFHRQRRGASSLTSSLDGIEGVGPKRKQQLLKHFKTVKAIREATPEQLREAGMPKKVADQLLAHFQQPETSEKPLTE, from the coding sequence ATGAATGAAATCATTGAACATAAACTTTCAATCCTTCCCGATTTGCCGGGTTGCTATTTAATGAAGGATCGTCAAGGTACTGTCATTTATGTCGGGAAAGCAAAAGTGTTGAAAAACCGTGTGCGTAGCTATTTTACGGGTTCCCATGATGGCAAGACCCAGCGTTTGGTCGGGGAAATAGAGGACTTTGAATATATAGTTACCAATTCTGAAATTGAGGCATTGATTTTAGAATTAAATATGATTAAGAAATACGATCCGAAATACAATATTATGCTTAAAGATGACAAAACATATCCTTACTTAAAAATTACGAATGAACGTCATCCAAAGTTGATCATTACACGCAAAGTCAATAAAAAATCTGGTAAATATTTCGGGCCGTACCCTAACGCTACAGCCGCTCATGAAACAAAAAGATTACTGGATCGCTTATATCCGTATCGCAAATGTCAAAGTATTCCTGCGCGGGCGTGTTTGTATTATCATATCGGTCAATGTCTGGCGCCTTGTATTAAAGAAGTGCCTGCCGAAGCGTATACCGAAATGATTGCAGACATTACTCGATTCCTAAATGGCGGGTATAAAGAAGTAAAAAAGGAACTTCAACAAAAAATGAATGAAGCAGCAGAAGAATTAGAATTTGAACGAGCGAAAGAATATCGTGATCAAATTACCAATATTGAAACCGTTATGGAAAAACAGAATATGAATGCGAATGATTTTACAGACCGTGACATTTTTGGTTATGCAGTTGATAAAGGCTGGATGTGTGTGCAAGTATTCTTTGTCAGACAAGGTAAAATGATCGAACGGGATGTATCCATTTTCCCGGCTTATCAAAACCCTGAAGAAGAATTACTGACGTATCTAGGTCGTTTCTATGGAGAAGCTCAACATTTATTACCAAAAGAAGTATTACTTCCAGAAACCGTTGATTTTGCGTTGGCAGATCAATTGCTCGATACGAATGTGTTCATACCACAACGTGGAAAGAAAAAGGACCTTGTTAAACTGGCTGCTAAAAACGCGTCCATTGCACTAAACGCGAAGTTCCAAATAATTGAACGTCAAGAAGAGCGTACCATTGGTGCGTGTGAAGAACTTGGGGAAGCGATGAATATTAGCACACCTCTTCGTATTGAGGCTTTCGATAACTCACATACACATGGTGTGGAACCTGTTTCCGCCATGATATCATTTGTAGATGGAAGACCTAATCGCAAAGATTACCGAAAGTATAAAACGAAGACGGCGGCAGCACATGACGACTACGGTGCAATGCGTGAAGTCGTGAGAAGACGCTATACACGTGTATTAAAGGATCAATTGCCTTTACCTGATTTAATCGTTATTGATGGTGGAAAAGGACAGATGGAAATTGCTCGTGAAGTGCTAGAGGATGAATTAGGCCTCTCCATTCCGATAGCTGGATTGGCAAAAGATGATAAACATAATACAGCACAGTTGCTGTATGGTCATCCGCCAGAGATTGTTCCGTTAAAGAAGACAAGTGAGGCATTTTATTTGCTGCAACGTGTTCAAGATGAGGTCCATCGATTTGCTATTACATTCCACAGACAGCGGCGGGGGGCATCTTCACTGACCTCCTCACTGGATGGAATTGAAGGGGTTGGCCCGAAACGTAAACAGCAATTACTGAAACACTTTAAAACTGTGAAGGCCATTCGTGAAGCAACACCTGAACAATTGAGAGAAGCAGGGATGCCAAAGAAAGTCGCCGATCAGTTACTTGCCCATTTCCAACAACCTGAGACATCTGAAAAGCCCCTTACTGAATAA
- the trxA gene encoding thioredoxin, whose translation MAIINATDSNFAENVKEGVVLVDFWAPWCGPCKMIAPVLEELSGELEGKANIVKVNVDDNQATASQFGIMSIPTLLLFKDGEVAEKVVGFQPKEALAQLVEKHA comes from the coding sequence ATGGCAATTATTAATGCAACGGATTCAAACTTTGCTGAAAACGTAAAAGAAGGCGTAGTACTAGTGGACTTTTGGGCACCTTGGTGCGGACCATGTAAAATGATCGCTCCTGTACTTGAAGAACTTTCAGGTGAACTTGAAGGAAAAGCGAACATTGTAAAAGTAAACGTGGATGATAACCAAGCAACTGCTAGCCAGTTCGGTATCATGTCAATCCCAACACTACTTCTCTTTAAAGATGGAGAAGTGGCTGAAAAAGTAGTAGGTTTCCAACCAAAAGAAGCACTTGCACAACTAGTAGAAAAACACGCATAA
- a CDS encoding electron transfer flavoprotein subunit alpha/FixB family protein: MSKKMLVLGEARDGELRNVSFETIAAAKNISDSGEVVAVLIGDQVQSLGEEMIHYGADRVVTVEHPHLKHYTPDGFGQAFLAVYEDESPDGVVFGHTAMGKDLSPKIASKLGVGLISDVTKIEGEGDDAEFIRPIYSGKAFEKVEIKEGLQFITIRPNNIEPLAHDAGRSGDVTAKTVEIANLRSVIKDVVRKSTEGVDLSEAKVIVAGGRGVKGPEGFEPLKELADLLGGAVGASRGACDADYCDYSLQIGQTGKVVTPDLYIAAGISGAIQHVAGMSNSKVIVAINKDPEANIFKIADYGIVGDIFEIIPIMIEEIKKIKVS, from the coding sequence ATGTCAAAGAAAATGTTGGTTTTAGGTGAAGCACGTGATGGAGAACTACGTAACGTATCATTTGAAACAATTGCAGCAGCAAAAAATATATCAGATAGCGGAGAAGTTGTCGCTGTTCTTATAGGAGATCAAGTTCAGTCACTTGGCGAAGAAATGATTCATTATGGAGCGGATCGTGTAGTAACGGTTGAGCACCCACACTTGAAGCACTACACGCCAGACGGCTTTGGACAGGCATTCCTAGCAGTCTATGAAGATGAATCTCCTGATGGTGTCGTATTCGGGCACACAGCTATGGGTAAAGATTTATCACCAAAAATTGCAAGTAAACTTGGAGTCGGATTGATTTCAGATGTTACGAAGATTGAAGGAGAAGGCGATGATGCAGAATTCATCCGTCCGATCTATTCTGGTAAAGCGTTTGAAAAAGTGGAAATTAAAGAAGGCTTACAATTTATCACAATCCGTCCGAACAACATTGAGCCGTTAGCGCATGACGCAGGCCGCTCAGGTGACGTAACAGCGAAAACTGTAGAAATTGCAAATCTTCGTTCCGTTATCAAAGACGTAGTACGTAAATCAACAGAAGGCGTAGATTTATCTGAAGCAAAAGTTATCGTAGCGGGCGGCCGTGGAGTTAAAGGGCCTGAAGGATTTGAGCCTTTAAAAGAGTTAGCAGATCTTCTAGGCGGCGCAGTTGGTGCTTCACGTGGAGCATGTGACGCGGACTACTGTGACTATTCACTACAGATTGGTCAAACAGGTAAAGTGGTTACTCCAGACTTGTATATTGCAGCTGGAATTTCAGGAGCGATCCAGCACGTAGCAGGTATGTCCAACTCGAAAGTTATTGTAGCCATCAACAAAGATCCAGAGGCGAACATCTTTAAAATTGCCGATTACGGTATCGTAGGCGACATCTTCGAGATTATTCCTATCATGATTGAAGAAATTAAAAAAATCAAAGTCAGCTAA
- a CDS encoding electron transfer flavoprotein subunit beta/FixA family protein produces the protein MNIYALVKRTFDTEEKISISNGAIAEDGAEFIINPYDEYAVEEAIKLRDEHGGEVTVLSIGDEDSEKQLRTALAMGADKAVLINIEDDIDDIDEYTSAKVIADYLKDKDADLILAGNVAIDGGSGQVGPRVAELLGINYVTTITELTIDGTNATVVRDVEGDSETIETSLPLLVTAQQGLNEPRYPSLPGIMKAKKKPLEDLEFDDLDLEEDDVEAKTETKEVFLPPAKEAGRVLEGEPADQAAELIKLLRNEAKVI, from the coding sequence ATGAACATTTATGCATTAGTAAAAAGAACATTTGATACGGAAGAAAAAATCTCAATCTCAAACGGTGCGATTGCTGAAGATGGTGCAGAATTCATCATTAACCCATACGATGAGTACGCAGTAGAAGAAGCTATTAAACTACGTGACGAACATGGTGGAGAAGTCACTGTATTATCAATCGGTGACGAAGATTCCGAGAAACAATTGCGTACAGCATTGGCGATGGGTGCAGACAAAGCAGTACTCATCAATATTGAAGACGACATTGATGATATCGATGAATATACGTCTGCGAAAGTTATTGCAGATTACTTGAAAGATAAAGATGCTGATCTGATTCTAGCTGGTAATGTAGCAATTGATGGCGGGTCAGGACAAGTAGGGCCTCGTGTAGCAGAATTACTAGGCATTAACTACGTCACGACAATTACTGAATTAACAATAGACGGAACGAACGCAACAGTGGTACGCGACGTAGAAGGGGACTCGGAAACGATTGAAACGTCCCTACCACTTCTAGTAACAGCACAACAAGGTCTAAACGAACCACGTTATCCTTCTTTGCCTGGGATTATGAAAGCTAAGAAGAAACCTCTTGAAGATCTAGAGTTCGATGATCTAGATCTAGAGGAAGATGACGTAGAAGCGAAGACGGAAACGAAAGAAGTCTTCTTACCACCTGCAAAAGAAGCGGGACGTGTACTTGAAGGAGAGCCGGCAGATCAAGCGGCTGAACTGATAAAATTATTGCGTAACGAAGCGAAAGTAATTTAA
- a CDS encoding enoyl-CoA hydratase gives MTLINLEKDGHVALAKIDHPPANALSSKLIEEVDQLLTSVEHDDDVRVVVLYGEGRFFSAGADIKEFTTVDTGAAFSKLSSKGQEVFERLENFPKPVIASIHGAALGGGLELAMACHIRLVTKSAKLGLPELQLGLIPGFAGTQRLPRLVGVAKAAEIMLTSDPISGEDAVQWGLANHSYSDEELSAETLKLAKKISQKSPIAVKHALRMLSYSKDQSFYEGVEEEAKSFGDVFVSEDAKEGIQAFIEKRQPTFKGK, from the coding sequence ATGACATTGATTAACTTGGAGAAAGACGGACATGTCGCATTAGCGAAAATTGACCATCCACCAGCGAATGCACTGTCTTCGAAACTGATTGAAGAAGTGGATCAGCTATTAACTAGTGTAGAGCATGACGACGATGTCCGCGTTGTGGTTCTGTACGGTGAAGGTCGATTCTTCTCAGCGGGTGCTGACATTAAAGAATTTACAACAGTGGATACAGGGGCGGCGTTCTCAAAGCTTTCTAGTAAAGGACAAGAAGTTTTCGAGCGTTTAGAGAATTTTCCTAAACCTGTAATCGCTTCCATTCATGGAGCGGCACTTGGCGGTGGGTTAGAGCTTGCTATGGCTTGCCATATCCGTTTGGTTACAAAAAGTGCAAAACTAGGCTTGCCTGAATTACAACTAGGTCTCATTCCTGGATTTGCGGGCACACAACGTTTACCACGACTAGTTGGTGTAGCGAAGGCAGCAGAAATTATGTTGACTAGCGATCCAATCTCAGGCGAAGACGCAGTACAGTGGGGGCTTGCAAACCATTCATATTCGGATGAAGAACTCTCGGCTGAAACATTGAAGCTTGCAAAGAAGATTTCTCAAAAGAGTCCAATTGCAGTGAAACATGCTTTACGTATGCTTTCATACTCAAAAGATCAGTCGTTTTATGAAGGTGTCGAAGAAGAAGCTAAGTCATTTGGAGATGTTTTCGTCTCTGAAGATGCAAAAGAAGGTATTCAAGCATTTATCGAAAAACGTCAACCTACATTTAAAGGGAAGTAA
- a CDS encoding TetR/AcrR family transcriptional regulator: MKRTKPKYKQIVDAAVIVIAENGYHQAQVSKIAKEAGVADGTIYLYFKNKEDILVSVFREKMEIFVENIKEILKRDLPIAEKLQLVVENHFTVLQEDPHLAIVTQLELRQSNKDLRFQINNVLKEYMVLLDTLLEEGVEKGELSPNLDLRLARQMLFGTMDETITSWVMNEQKFNLVRLAPKVSDMLLHGYKLQ; encoded by the coding sequence ATGAAGCGAACAAAACCTAAATATAAACAAATTGTAGATGCTGCAGTGATCGTGATTGCAGAGAATGGATACCACCAAGCACAAGTCTCAAAAATTGCTAAAGAAGCTGGAGTTGCGGATGGAACAATTTATTTATATTTTAAAAATAAAGAAGACATCCTCGTATCTGTATTCAGAGAAAAAATGGAAATATTCGTAGAAAACATTAAAGAAATATTAAAAAGAGATCTTCCCATTGCAGAAAAATTGCAATTGGTTGTAGAAAACCATTTTACCGTCCTACAAGAAGATCCTCACTTAGCGATCGTCACACAATTGGAACTCAGACAGTCAAATAAAGATCTGCGATTCCAAATCAATAATGTGTTGAAAGAATATATGGTTTTGTTGGATACTTTGCTTGAAGAAGGGGTAGAGAAAGGAGAGTTGTCTCCCAATCTTGACCTGAGACTAGCAAGGCAGATGTTATTTGGCACAATGGACGAGACCATTACCTCTTGGGTGATGAACGAACAGAAATTTAATTTAGTTAGATTAGCACCTAAAGTTAGTGACATGCTATTGCATGGTTACAAACTACAGTAA
- a CDS encoding AMP-binding protein translates to MTNKPWLAAYPKEIPTTLEYENIPLQDYLTRSSKKYSTNTAIHFMGKDITFKEFHESALKFASYLQKLGVVKGDRVAIMLPNCPQSAIAYFGILYAGAIVVQTNPLYTERELHYQLSDSGAKVIISLDILFPRVTKAMNGTALENIIITGIKDYLPFPKNLVYPFIQKKEHKLTVKVEHRGIHHLYTEIMKSTKPDPIHIAYEKGDIALLQYTGGTTGPPKGVELTHSNLISNTEMCSAWLYKTTDGEETIMGILPFFHVYGMTTVLIFAVMKGHKMVLIPKFDFKTALQDIDKQKPTLFPGAPTIYIGLLNHPDLEKYDLSSIKACISGSAALPIEVKEKFEAVTGGKLVEGYGLTETSPVAMANFVWDGLEKRGSIGVPWPDTDGCVLGPGSSEPLPVGEIGEIAVKGPQVMTGYWNRPDDTQESFRDGWFLTGDLGYMDEDGYFYVVDRKKDMIIASGFNVYPREIEEVLYEHPAILECIVAGVPDPYRGETVKAYIVLKEGYSITEKELDTYCRKQLAAFKVPKHYDFREDLPKTAVGKILRRTLVEEERKKLTEVQNSLKSS, encoded by the coding sequence ATGACAAATAAACCTTGGCTTGCTGCATATCCGAAAGAAATTCCGACTACTTTAGAATACGAAAATATTCCATTGCAAGACTATCTAACAAGGTCTAGCAAAAAGTATTCAACTAACACAGCCATTCATTTTATGGGGAAAGACATCACGTTCAAAGAATTTCACGAGTCTGCTCTAAAATTTGCTAGCTACTTGCAAAAATTAGGAGTTGTAAAAGGTGATCGCGTAGCCATCATGCTTCCAAACTGTCCGCAAAGCGCCATCGCATACTTTGGGATTCTCTATGCAGGTGCAATAGTAGTCCAAACTAATCCATTGTATACAGAACGTGAATTGCACTATCAACTTTCTGATTCGGGTGCAAAGGTTATTATTTCACTTGATATCCTGTTTCCACGGGTTACGAAAGCAATGAATGGAACTGCGCTTGAAAATATTATCATTACGGGAATTAAAGATTATCTTCCATTTCCCAAAAATCTAGTTTATCCTTTCATTCAGAAAAAAGAGCATAAGTTGACTGTAAAAGTAGAACATCGTGGCATTCATCATTTATATACCGAAATAATGAAATCAACAAAACCTGATCCGATTCATATAGCTTATGAGAAAGGCGATATTGCCTTATTGCAGTATACAGGAGGAACGACAGGCCCTCCGAAAGGTGTAGAACTGACACATTCCAATTTAATCAGCAATACTGAAATGTGTAGTGCTTGGCTATATAAAACGACGGATGGCGAAGAAACGATTATGGGTATTCTACCGTTCTTCCACGTCTATGGGATGACGACAGTTTTGATTTTCGCTGTAATGAAAGGTCATAAAATGGTGTTGATTCCTAAATTTGATTTCAAGACTGCATTACAAGATATTGACAAACAAAAACCTACGTTATTCCCAGGTGCACCTACAATCTATATTGGACTGTTGAATCATCCTGATTTAGAAAAATATGATCTATCTTCTATTAAAGCTTGCATCAGTGGATCTGCCGCATTACCAATTGAAGTGAAAGAAAAGTTTGAAGCAGTAACAGGTGGCAAACTCGTAGAAGGATATGGCTTAACAGAGACATCTCCTGTTGCTATGGCGAACTTTGTGTGGGATGGGTTGGAAAAGCGTGGCTCTATCGGAGTTCCATGGCCGGATACGGATGGATGTGTGCTGGGGCCTGGCTCATCAGAACCGTTACCAGTGGGAGAAATTGGAGAGATTGCAGTCAAAGGACCTCAAGTTATGACAGGTTATTGGAATAGACCTGACGACACACAGGAATCATTCCGTGATGGATGGTTTTTGACAGGGGATCTAGGGTATATGGATGAGGACGGATACTTCTATGTTGTCGATCGCAAAAAGGATATGATTATCGCAAGCGGCTTCAATGTCTACCCACGTGAGATTGAAGAAGTCCTATATGAACATCCAGCCATTCTAGAATGTATCGTAGCTGGTGTACCAGATCCATATCGCGGTGAAACAGTTAAAGCTTATATTGTGTTAAAAGAAGGATATTCCATAACAGAAAAAGAATTAGATACGTATTGCAGAAAACAGCTTGCTGCATTTAAAGTTCCAAAGCATTATGATTTCCGTGAAGATCTTCCCAAAACAGCAGTAGGTAAAATTTTACGTAGAACATTAGTTGAGGAAGAGCGAAAGAAACTAACGGAAGTGCAAAATTCGTTAAAAAGTTCGTGA
- a CDS encoding DUF350 domain-containing protein: MNHTGFWSHPLVETAGYFSVVTLCLIVSMVLFEIVTKYKNWEEIRKGNLSVAMATGGKIFGVANIFRYSIEQHNSLPQMMGWGLYGFVLLVFAYLLFEFLTPKFKVDKEIQADNRSVGFISLCISVGLSFVIGASIS; encoded by the coding sequence ATGAATCATACGGGATTTTGGAGTCATCCATTAGTTGAGACGGCCGGGTATTTCAGTGTCGTTACACTGTGCTTGATCGTCTCAATGGTACTATTTGAAATCGTAACAAAATATAAAAACTGGGAAGAGATCCGTAAAGGGAATTTGTCAGTGGCGATGGCAACAGGCGGAAAGATATTTGGTGTCGCTAATATATTCCGTTATTCTATCGAGCAGCATAATAGCCTGCCGCAGATGATGGGCTGGGGCTTATACGGTTTTGTGCTTCTCGTCTTCGCCTATTTGCTGTTCGAATTCCTAACACCGAAATTTAAAGTGGACAAGGAGATCCAGGCTGACAACCGCTCCGTAGGATTTATTTCGCTCTGTATTTCGGTAGGTCTGTCATTCGTCATCGGCGCCAGTATTTCATAG
- a CDS encoding endonuclease MutS2, translating into MEKRVLKTLEFDKIIQQVAAQCTSIAGRAHIEQLVPSTNLEDVNRLLEETDEGLALLRIRGNVPMGGIHDIRSHAKRAQIGGMLSAMELVEIADTIRASRILRQFLEAVTAEDEITIPHLIARKEAMPILTAIEHEVNAAIDDNGRVMDSASSALRSIRQSLRIQESRVRERLESYTRGKNASKMLSDAIVTMRNDRYCIPVKAEYRSHYGGVIHDMSSSGQTLFIEPDAVVQANNEIRELKVKEQEEIEKILLALSASIQEIAHELFTLVQLLAEVDVILAKAKYGTANKCTKPAVNADGYMRLSKARHPLLPINEAVANTIEFGADVTTIVITGPNTGGKTVTLKTVGLCTLMAQAGLPIPVLDGSEVAVFDSIYADIGDEQSIEQSLSTFSSHMVNIVNILKKFDERSLLLFDELGSGTDPQEGAALAISILDEVHGTGARVMATTHYPELKAYSFNRTGVANASVEFDIDTLSPTYRLLIGVPGRSNAFEISKRLGLQSHVIDRAKSFTGENRGEVDSMIASLETSRVQSEKDAERTHDVLLETEKLKKELHDKLQEFEEQKDRLTEAAKERAKKIVDQARTESEAVISDLRALRMNAGASVKEHELIEARKRLEGAAPEEKKKKAIKAQAGPRPLQQGDEVKVLAYGQKGTLVEKVSDKEWVVQIGILKMKLPESGLQYTKPEKEKKQTTVSAVRGRSGHVKMELDLRGERYEDALARTEKYIDDALLSNYHQVNIIHGKGTGALRQGVQQYLKKHSRVKSYRFGEAGEGGSGVTVVELK; encoded by the coding sequence TTGGAAAAGCGTGTCTTAAAAACACTTGAATTTGATAAAATCATTCAACAAGTAGCGGCACAATGTACGTCCATTGCGGGCCGTGCACATATAGAGCAGTTAGTACCTTCAACAAACCTCGAAGATGTCAATCGGTTACTTGAGGAAACAGATGAAGGATTAGCACTTTTACGAATCCGCGGGAATGTCCCAATGGGTGGAATCCATGATATTCGATCCCATGCTAAACGAGCGCAAATTGGCGGCATGTTAAGCGCAATGGAATTAGTGGAAATTGCTGACACAATCCGGGCCAGTAGAATTCTTCGTCAGTTTTTAGAAGCGGTTACAGCTGAAGACGAGATTACTATTCCTCATTTAATCGCACGTAAGGAAGCGATGCCGATTCTGACGGCAATCGAACATGAAGTCAATGCAGCGATCGATGACAATGGTCGAGTGATGGATAGTGCTTCATCCGCGTTACGTTCGATCCGTCAAAGTTTACGTATCCAAGAAAGTCGTGTGCGTGAACGTCTTGAAAGTTATACGAGAGGGAAAAATGCATCGAAAATGTTGTCTGATGCAATCGTCACAATGCGAAATGATCGTTATTGTATTCCCGTTAAAGCAGAATATCGTTCACACTATGGCGGTGTAATTCACGATATGTCATCCTCTGGCCAGACGTTATTCATCGAACCGGATGCAGTCGTACAAGCGAATAACGAAATTCGTGAACTAAAAGTCAAAGAGCAGGAAGAAATCGAAAAGATTTTGCTTGCCTTATCTGCAAGTATTCAAGAAATCGCCCATGAGCTATTTACATTGGTGCAGCTATTGGCAGAAGTAGATGTCATTTTAGCAAAAGCTAAGTATGGTACTGCAAATAAATGTACAAAACCAGCAGTTAACGCAGATGGCTATATGCGGCTTTCTAAAGCGCGTCACCCGCTCCTACCGATTAATGAAGCGGTAGCGAATACGATTGAATTTGGCGCCGATGTCACAACCATTGTGATCACAGGTCCAAATACAGGTGGTAAAACAGTTACACTAAAAACAGTTGGCCTTTGCACGTTGATGGCACAAGCAGGTCTACCTATTCCAGTACTTGATGGCTCTGAAGTCGCCGTCTTTGATTCGATTTATGCAGATATCGGTGATGAGCAATCAATCGAACAGAGCTTGAGTACGTTTTCATCTCATATGGTCAACATTGTGAATATATTGAAGAAGTTCGATGAACGTTCTCTATTATTATTCGATGAATTAGGTTCAGGGACAGATCCTCAAGAAGGTGCTGCTCTTGCCATATCCATTTTGGATGAAGTGCACGGCACTGGCGCACGTGTGATGGCGACCACTCACTATCCCGAATTAAAAGCGTATAGCTTTAACCGAACAGGTGTAGCCAATGCGAGTGTTGAATTTGACATTGACACATTGAGCCCGACTTATCGTTTACTGATCGGTGTACCAGGACGAAGTAACGCGTTTGAAATTTCCAAACGACTAGGTTTACAAAGTCATGTAATCGATCGCGCAAAGAGTTTCACAGGAGAAAATCGCGGAGAAGTAGATTCCATGATTGCCTCTCTTGAAACGAGTCGTGTACAATCCGAAAAAGATGCTGAACGTACACATGACGTACTTTTGGAAACTGAGAAGCTGAAGAAAGAATTGCACGATAAATTACAAGAATTCGAAGAGCAAAAAGACCGCTTAACGGAAGCGGCCAAAGAGAGAGCGAAAAAAATCGTAGATCAGGCTAGAACAGAATCCGAAGCGGTTATTTCAGACTTACGTGCTCTACGAATGAATGCAGGTGCCAGCGTGAAGGAGCATGAGTTAATCGAAGCTCGAAAGCGTTTGGAAGGCGCTGCACCTGAAGAAAAGAAAAAGAAAGCCATTAAAGCTCAAGCAGGACCTCGTCCGTTACAACAAGGAGACGAAGTGAAAGTACTTGCCTATGGACAAAAAGGAACTCTTGTTGAAAAAGTATCAGACAAAGAGTGGGTCGTTCAAATTGGTATTTTGAAGATGAAATTACCGGAATCGGGATTGCAATATACGAAACCTGAAAAAGAAAAGAAACAAACCACAGTTTCAGCAGTAAGAGGGCGTTCGGGGCATGTTAAAATGGAGCTTGATTTACGTGGTGAACGATATGAAGATGCCCTAGCGCGAACCGAGAAGTATATTGATGACGCGTTACTGTCTAACTACCATCAAGTGAACATTATTCACGGTAAAGGAACGGGTGCACTTCGACAAGGTGTTCAACAATATTTGAAAAAACATTCACGCGTTAAATCCTATCGCTTTGGTGAAGCGGGCGAAGGTGGAAGTGGCGTGACTGTAGTAGAATTAAAATAA